GCGGACAACCGGCGCACCGCCCTGCGCACACGCGTCGACATCCGGTGGTCGGCACCGAGCACCAGGGTCCGCTCCCCGTCCCGGTCCGCTTCGGACAGACTGTCGGGGTCGGCGCCCCTGAAGGAGAAAACGGCCTGGTCGGGATCGCCACCGAGCAGGAACTCGGACGCCGTGTCACCGATGCGTCGGCACAACCGGTACTGCTGTGGAGCCAGGTTCTGGGCATCGTCCACCACCAGGTGCCGCACCCTGTCCCGCTCGGCTTCCAACAACTCCGCGTCGGAGTCGAAGGCGGACAGAGCCGCGGAAACCAGTTCGGCCGCGTCCAGCGGTGGTGCGGTGTCCCCGCCCGCCCCGCCGAGCTGGGTGACGCGTTCGTACTGCTCCCCGAAGGTCCCGGCCGCCACCCACTCGGGGCGTTCGTACCGCTCGCCGAGCGCCACCAGTTCGTTCGGCCCCACCTCGCGTTCGGCGGCCCGCATCAGCAGATCGCGAAGCTCGGTCACGAAACCGTCGGTCCGCAGTGCGGCACGTAGCGACTCCGGCCAGTACTCGGCTCCGTCCTCGATGTCCCCCTCGAGCAGCTCCCGAATCCGCAGGTCCTGTTCGGGGCCGTTGAGCAGCCTCGGCTGTGGTGTGCCGTCGCGGCCGGCCCGCAGCCTCAGCACACCGAACGCGTAGGAGTGCACCGTGCGCACCAGCGGAGCACGCCCCGTGCTGGCGGAGGCGTCACCGGCCAGCAGGCGGCTGTTGATGGCGCCACGCATCAGCGCCGCCGTGGTGCGATTGGCGGTCAGCACGAGGGTGTCATCGGCGGTGGCCCTACCGTCGAGCAACCGCTCGGCCACCATCTCGGCCAACAGCGTCGTCTTGCCGGTCCCCGGGCCTCCGAGGATTCGCAGGAATCCGTTCGCACCGTCGATTGCCCGGCGCTGTGCTTCGGACCACCGAAGGCGTGGAGCGCTCTGCTCACCGGAACGCACGAGAGTCGGAGCGGAGAAGGTCGACACGTCCGCGATGGAACCATGCCGCCGTGATCGCTTTCCGCACCTGGTGACGAGCGTGTCGCCTGTACCACGTCCGGTTGTGCGAGACTTCCCGAGTGGACGAACAGACCTGGGAACACGTTCGAACGGTGGTCACCACCATCCCCCCGGGGCACGTCCTCGGTTACGGCGACGTCGCGCGGCACGCGGGGCTGCGTTCCGCCCGTGTGGTCGGACGGATCCTCGCCGAGGACGGCGCGGACCTCCCCTGGCACAGAGTGCTCCGCTCGAACGGGAGCGTGGCCGAGCACCTGCGCCACGAACAGCTGGAACGGCTCCGCGCCGAGGGAGTGCTCGCCGACAGGGGGCGGGTGGACATGCGTCGCTACCGGTGGAAACCGCCCGAACCCTTCGAACTCCCCGGCGCGGGATGAACCGCAGCCGCAGCGGTTCAGCGCCGTTCGGGAAGCCGCTCCGCGATCAGGCGCACCAGAGAAGCGGTCCGCGCGCGCTCCGGTAACGCGCAGGACAAACCCGCTTCCACCAGCGGAGCCGCCGTCACCGAACCCACGCAGCCGAGCAGCACACCGCCGTTGACCGCCTCGTGCAACTCCGCGGAACGCCCGATCCGCTCCGCCCGCCCCAGCAGGTTCGCCGCGGCTGGGGCACTGGTGAAGGCCAGCGCGTGCACCCGGCCGTCGATCACCCGATCGATGAGGTCGTCCAGCTTCTCCGGCTCCAGGGGATCAGTCCATCGGTAGACCATCACGGCGATCACCTCCGCTCCCGCCTCCACGAGGCGTTCGCGGAACCACGACATCGGGTCACCGTGCACCTGGACGACCACGCGCCTGCCACGCAGCTCGCGCGTCAGCAGGTGGTCCAGGACCTCACCCGCCTCCTCCGAAGGGGCGCTCCAAGCCACCTCGAGCCCGGCGCCGCGGATCGCACCCACGGCCTTGGAACCGCGCGCGAGCAGGGTCGCCGCGGACAGTCGCTCGCGCAACGCCGCCCCGTCCCCCGCGGTGTCGGCGGCCTCGAGCCATCCGCGGAACCCCACTCCCGTGGTGGCGACGACGTAGTCCACCTCGGCGGCGAGCACTTCGGCGGTGGACTCGGCCAACGCTCCGTCCCGCGGCAGCGGAACGGTGTGCATCGCGGGGGCCTGCACCACCTCCGCCCCGCGCCTGTTCAGCAACGACGCCAGTTCCTCGGCCTTGCGTTCCGCGGTCACTC
This genomic stretch from Actinopolyspora halophila DSM 43834 harbors:
- a CDS encoding MGMT family protein; amino-acid sequence: MDEQTWEHVRTVVTTIPPGHVLGYGDVARHAGLRSARVVGRILAEDGADLPWHRVLRSNGSVAEHLRHEQLERLRAEGVLADRGRVDMRRYRWKPPEPFELPGAG
- a CDS encoding uroporphyrinogen-III synthase, whose protein sequence is MGSKTEEPLRGYTVGVTAERKAEELASLLNRRGAEVVQAPAMHTVPLPRDGALAESTAEVLAAEVDYVVATTGVGFRGWLEAADTAGDGAALRERLSAATLLARGSKAVGAIRGAGLEVAWSAPSEEAGEVLDHLLTRELRGRRVVVQVHGDPMSWFRERLVEAGAEVIAVMVYRWTDPLEPEKLDDLIDRVIDGRVHALAFTSAPAAANLLGRAERIGRSAELHEAVNGGVLLGCVGSVTAAPLVEAGLSCALPERARTASLVRLIAERLPERR